A genomic region of Laspinema palackyanum D2c contains the following coding sequences:
- a CDS encoding ThiF family adenylyltransferase: MSMYFHEQLYRTPEVMAKLQGFPVTICGAGALGANLTESLARSGCQGLTVIDRDRIEERNLSTQPYYRSDIGAFKAKILANSLYRAVGIKLEVQTKELTAENASKLIENHSGLVIDTFDNSGSRKAVADYCATQEIPCLHVGLATDYAEIIWNELYRIPSPVQDDICDYPLARNLVILTVAVACEVIIEFAIAQVRSSYTVTLGDFAIQPFTV; this comes from the coding sequence ATGTCGATGTATTTTCATGAACAACTGTATAGAACACCGGAAGTCATGGCGAAACTTCAGGGCTTTCCGGTGACGATTTGTGGGGCGGGTGCTTTGGGGGCGAATCTGACTGAAAGTTTAGCCCGCAGTGGTTGCCAAGGGTTGACGGTGATTGATCGCGATCGCATTGAGGAGCGCAATCTTTCCACCCAGCCTTATTATCGGTCCGATATTGGCGCATTTAAAGCGAAGATTTTAGCCAACAGTCTCTATCGGGCGGTGGGAATTAAACTGGAGGTTCAAACGAAAGAATTGACCGCCGAAAATGCCAGCAAACTCATCGAAAATCACAGCGGCTTAGTGATTGATACCTTTGACAATAGTGGGTCTCGAAAAGCCGTGGCAGATTACTGTGCCACTCAGGAAATCCCCTGTCTTCATGTAGGACTGGCTACGGATTATGCAGAAATTATATGGAACGAACTGTATCGCATTCCTTCCCCGGTTCAGGATGATATTTGCGATTATCCCTTGGCGAGAAATTTAGTCATCCTCACCGTGGCTGTTGCTTGTGAGGTGATTATTGAGTTTGCGATCGCCCAAGTGCGTTCTAGCTATACAGTCACCCTGGGAGATTTTGCAATTCAACCGTTTACAGTTTGA